A window of Psychroflexus sp. ALD_RP9 contains these coding sequences:
- a CDS encoding aldehyde dehydrogenase — translation MKKVLHFINGAYTTSLNKEEIGNINPSSGDVYAHITRGNADDVNLAYEAAQVAFPKWSHTTVQERSRILNRLADLIEANLEDLAKAEAIDNGKPLSLASQVDIPRAAANFRFFAQAITQFSTEAHESQGLHTINFTLRQPIGVVGCISPWNLPLYLFTWKIAPALAAGNTVLAKPSEVTPMTAYLLGELCNQAGLPKGVLNILQGYGHEVGQAIIAHPQIKAISFTGGTSTGQHIAKTAAPLFKKLSLELGGKNPNLIFADCDYEQMLQTSVRSSFANQGQICLCGSRILVEASIYDQFKEDFVKQTKTLKIGHPLDKHTQIGALVSKPHLEKIEAYVNIAKAEGGTILCGGKRHLNPDYPKGFYYEPTIIEVKSNQCRINQEEIFGPIVSLMPFKDEAEALSLANDSKFGLSASVWTSNLDRSMRLSQKLQTGIVWVNTWLNRDLRTPFGGTKQSGLGREGGLEALRFFTEPKNVCITYKP, via the coding sequence ATGAAAAAGGTTTTACATTTCATTAATGGCGCTTATACCACATCATTAAATAAAGAAGAAATCGGAAATATCAATCCATCTTCAGGTGATGTTTATGCACATATTACTCGTGGAAATGCCGATGATGTAAACTTGGCTTACGAAGCAGCTCAAGTAGCCTTTCCAAAATGGTCTCATACAACGGTTCAAGAACGTTCTCGTATTTTAAACCGATTAGCAGACTTAATTGAAGCTAACTTAGAAGATTTAGCCAAAGCAGAAGCCATTGATAATGGAAAACCTCTAAGCTTAGCTAGCCAAGTTGATATCCCAAGAGCTGCCGCTAACTTTCGGTTTTTTGCCCAAGCCATAACACAATTTTCAACTGAAGCGCATGAAAGTCAAGGTTTGCACACCATCAACTTTACTTTACGGCAACCAATCGGAGTTGTTGGTTGTATTTCGCCATGGAATTTACCGCTTTATTTATTCACCTGGAAAATTGCGCCAGCATTAGCCGCTGGAAATACCGTTTTAGCAAAACCTAGCGAAGTGACACCAATGACTGCCTACTTGTTAGGTGAGCTTTGCAACCAAGCGGGATTACCAAAAGGCGTTCTTAATATTTTGCAAGGCTATGGCCATGAAGTTGGGCAAGCCATAATTGCGCATCCACAAATCAAAGCAATTAGTTTTACAGGTGGTACCAGCACAGGACAACACATTGCCAAAACAGCAGCGCCTTTATTTAAAAAATTATCTTTAGAACTTGGTGGTAAAAACCCCAACTTAATTTTTGCTGATTGTGATTATGAGCAAATGCTGCAAACTTCGGTACGCTCATCTTTTGCTAATCAAGGCCAAATTTGTTTATGTGGAAGTCGTATTTTAGTTGAAGCCTCGATCTATGATCAGTTTAAAGAGGATTTTGTAAAACAAACCAAAACCTTAAAAATTGGGCATCCTTTAGACAAACATACCCAAATTGGCGCCTTAGTTTCTAAGCCACATCTAGAAAAAATTGAAGCCTACGTAAACATCGCAAAAGCCGAAGGTGGCACAATTCTTTGTGGTGGAAAGCGCCACCTAAATCCTGATTATCCTAAAGGTTTTTATTATGAACCTACCATTATAGAAGTGAAAAGCAACCAATGCCGAATTAACCAAGAAGAAATATTTGGTCCTATTGTTAGCTTGATGCCATTTAAAGACGAAGCTGAAGCATTATCACTTGCTAACGATAGTAAATTTGGGCTATCAGCCAGTGTGTGGACATCCAATTTAGACCGCTCAATGCGGCTTAGTCAAAAACTGCAAACCGGAATAGTTTGGGTTAATACATGGCTAAATCGTGATTTAAGAACGCCGTTTGGTGGCACTAAACAAAGTGGTCTTGGTCGTGAAGGCGGACTTGAAGCTTTGCGATTTTTCACTGAACCAAAAAATGTATGTATTACTTATAAGCCTTGA
- a CDS encoding FAD-dependent oxidoreductase: protein MSKTDNILIIGAGLCGSMLALRLAQHDYNITLVEKRPDLRQAKLSAGRSINLAFSNRGLKAFKRVGLEDRVKELCIPMHGRMLHDPDSNTKLSKYSGRDGEYINSISRPGLNALLLDELENYPNVNIKFEMACQEVNLEQTTAEFELADGSKQSLQADYIFGTDGAGSAVRKAMQLKRNFLFSHSQDFLTHGYKELSFPPTKDGDYATEPHALHIWPRGENMIIALPNQDKSFTVTLFLAYEGGRDNFNNLTTPEAVSDYFKREYPDAFELMPRLTEEFFENPTAPLGTVRCNPWTYQNCLIMGDAAHAIVPFYGQGMNASFEDVVEFDDCLEANNFDLKASLKDFSRSRKVNADAIADLALDNFHEMKAHTAQELFQQKREIELALEEEFPQQYFSKYSLVTFQEQVPYKTAMDRGRAQDQAILSLLKHQKLHQKQTREEQLQLIRNFTEQILKGEYIINL, encoded by the coding sequence ATGAGTAAAACAGATAACATTTTAATTATTGGTGCTGGACTTTGCGGCTCGATGTTAGCCTTGCGCTTGGCACAGCACGATTACAATATTACCTTAGTTGAAAAGCGCCCAGACTTACGCCAAGCTAAACTTTCGGCGGGTCGCTCTATAAACCTTGCCTTTTCGAACCGTGGCCTTAAAGCCTTTAAACGGGTTGGCCTTGAAGATCGAGTAAAAGAGCTTTGTATACCGATGCATGGCAGAATGCTTCATGATCCAGATAGCAATACCAAACTGTCTAAATACAGCGGTCGCGATGGCGAATATATTAACTCTATTTCTCGACCAGGACTTAATGCTTTATTGCTAGACGAACTTGAAAATTATCCTAATGTCAATATAAAGTTCGAAATGGCATGTCAAGAAGTAAACCTTGAACAAACCACTGCAGAATTTGAGTTAGCTGATGGTTCTAAACAAAGCCTACAAGCCGATTATATATTTGGAACCGATGGCGCGGGTTCGGCAGTTCGTAAAGCCATGCAATTAAAACGAAACTTCTTATTTAGCCATTCGCAGGACTTTTTAACCCATGGTTATAAAGAACTAAGTTTTCCGCCCACTAAAGATGGTGATTATGCAACCGAGCCTCATGCCTTACACATTTGGCCAAGAGGCGAAAATATGATAATCGCTTTACCAAATCAAGATAAAAGTTTTACAGTTACTTTGTTTTTAGCTTATGAAGGTGGTCGAGATAATTTCAATAATCTAACCACTCCTGAAGCGGTAAGTGATTATTTTAAACGTGAATATCCCGATGCTTTCGAATTGATGCCGCGATTAACTGAAGAGTTTTTTGAAAACCCAACAGCACCACTTGGGACGGTTCGTTGTAATCCATGGACTTATCAAAACTGTTTAATTATGGGCGATGCCGCACATGCTATTGTGCCATTTTATGGACAAGGTATGAATGCTTCGTTTGAAGACGTTGTCGAGTTTGACGATTGTCTTGAAGCGAATAACTTTGACTTAAAGGCTAGTTTAAAGGACTTCAGCCGTTCACGAAAAGTTAACGCCGATGCCATTGCAGATCTTGCCTTAGACAATTTTCACGAAATGAAGGCGCATACGGCTCAGGAGTTATTTCAACAAAAACGTGAAATAGAGTTGGCATTAGAAGAAGAATTTCCTCAACAATATTTTTCTAAATATAGCTTAGTCACCTTTCAAGAACAGGTGCCTTATAAAACAGCCATGGATCGAGGTCGAGCACAAGATCAAGCTATATTGAGCTTATTAAAACATCAAAAATTACATCAAAAACAAACCCGAGAGGAGCAATTGCAACTTATTCGGAATTTCACCGAACAAATTTTAAAAGGTGAATACATAATAAATTTATAA
- a CDS encoding amidohydrolase family protein, which translates to MKRKLRINGHSHLLPYPHEIPDFMKKKEIFWVDDDKKFMLQKGWKRPVTDSSFFLNEKLEWMERYNIDHAVVLNLSQLYGNGLRVEEMKQALRFQNDFNARVQHNHPDKFTCGFVVHPGFVRGALWEIERCVEELDLKLLCLPTHYMDSIGTWRCIFDEENEPIFELADKYNLAVEVHPYDGEKFIKLENTAWRFHLIWMLAQCADAYHFLTLNGYPDKYKNMRVCFAHGGQLAQINLGRRIQGFDGRPDLFEGKTHPRKSVGHKNIFFDTLVHDTRSLKLLLENQKSSQILTGLDDPYPLGEMESEPQSSYPGKILDLALEEQIISTQERDEIWHDNVLQWLFGDDEKRKQELVNKILA; encoded by the coding sequence ATGAAACGAAAGCTACGTATTAACGGTCATTCACACCTGTTACCATACCCACATGAAATTCCAGATTTCATGAAGAAAAAAGAAATTTTCTGGGTAGATGATGATAAAAAGTTTATGTTACAAAAAGGTTGGAAACGCCCTGTAACCGACTCTAGTTTTTTCTTAAATGAAAAGCTTGAATGGATGGAACGCTACAACATAGACCATGCTGTGGTTTTAAACCTATCACAACTTTACGGCAATGGTCTTCGCGTTGAAGAAATGAAGCAAGCTTTACGGTTTCAAAACGATTTTAATGCTCGCGTACAGCATAACCACCCAGATAAATTTACCTGTGGATTTGTAGTACATCCAGGTTTTGTTCGTGGTGCACTATGGGAAATTGAACGTTGTGTAGAAGAATTAGATTTAAAGCTGTTGTGCTTACCTACGCACTACATGGATAGTATTGGTACATGGCGTTGTATTTTTGATGAAGAAAACGAGCCTATTTTTGAACTTGCTGATAAATATAATTTAGCGGTAGAAGTACATCCTTATGATGGAGAAAAGTTTATAAAACTAGAAAACACAGCCTGGCGATTTCACTTAATTTGGATGTTAGCTCAATGCGCTGATGCTTATCACTTTTTAACTTTAAACGGTTATCCAGACAAATACAAAAATATGCGGGTTTGTTTTGCTCATGGTGGGCAACTGGCTCAAATTAATTTAGGAAGACGTATTCAGGGCTTTGATGGGCGTCCAGACTTATTTGAAGGCAAAACACATCCTAGAAAATCAGTAGGACATAAGAACATCTTTTTTGACACCTTGGTGCATGATACAAGATCTTTAAAATTACTACTAGAGAATCAAAAAAGTTCTCAAATCCTCACTGGTTTAGATGATCCTTACCCATTAGGTGAAATGGAAAGTGAACCACAATCGTCTTACCCTGGAAAAATACTTGATTTAGCTTTAGAGGAACAAATTATCAGCACTCAAGAACGTGATGAAATTTGGCATGATAATGTGCTGCAATGGCTGTTTGGTGATGATGAAAAAAGAAAACAAGAGTTAGTCAATAAAATATTAGCTTAA
- the kynU gene encoding kynureninase, which produces MNYNTTEAFAQELDQKDPLKEFRKEFLFPKNQDDEPQLYLCGNSLGLQPRQTANYIQKELQDWANYGVNGHTEAEHAWMPYHEFLSESMAKIVGAKPHEVIVMNTLTVNLHLMMVSFYEPQEKRNKIVIEADAFPSDKYAVESQLKFHNIDPAEGLILWKPRPGEYTCRMEDLEQLLETHKDEVALVMIGSTNYYTGQAFNLKAITKLGHKHGAKVGFDLAHGAGNIQPDLHNTNADFAVWCTYKYLNSGPGSLGGCFVHERHANSPKLKRFVGWWGHDKSTRFNMRKDFKPIPGAEGWQLSNPPILSMAAIRASLDVFERAGFDNLRQKSKQLTSYLAFLVEQLNNPNIKIITPSHPDERGCQLSFQIKGANKSVFNALSKANVVADWREPDVIRIAPTPLYNSYTDVYNFIQRLKQVLA; this is translated from the coding sequence ATGAATTATAACACGACTGAAGCCTTTGCGCAAGAACTCGACCAAAAAGACCCTCTGAAGGAATTTAGAAAGGAATTTTTATTCCCTAAAAACCAAGATGACGAACCTCAACTTTACCTCTGTGGTAATTCGTTAGGTCTACAACCGCGACAAACCGCCAATTATATTCAGAAAGAACTACAAGATTGGGCAAATTATGGCGTAAATGGCCACACTGAAGCCGAACATGCCTGGATGCCTTACCACGAGTTCTTAAGCGAATCTATGGCCAAAATCGTAGGTGCCAAACCACATGAAGTTATTGTTATGAATACTCTAACGGTTAATTTGCATCTCATGATGGTTTCATTTTACGAGCCTCAAGAAAAGCGGAATAAAATTGTGATTGAAGCAGATGCTTTCCCTTCCGATAAATATGCTGTAGAGTCTCAACTGAAATTTCACAACATCGATCCTGCTGAAGGCCTCATACTCTGGAAACCAAGACCAGGCGAATATACTTGCCGCATGGAAGATTTAGAGCAATTACTTGAGACACACAAAGATGAAGTCGCCTTAGTTATGATTGGTAGCACTAACTACTATACTGGCCAAGCTTTTAATCTTAAAGCCATCACCAAACTCGGACATAAACATGGCGCCAAAGTGGGATTTGATTTAGCACATGGCGCAGGAAACATTCAACCCGATTTACACAACACCAATGCCGATTTTGCTGTTTGGTGTACTTATAAATATCTTAACTCTGGGCCTGGAAGTTTAGGCGGTTGTTTTGTACACGAGCGTCACGCTAATTCACCTAAACTTAAACGTTTTGTGGGTTGGTGGGGACACGACAAAAGCACCAGATTTAATATGAGAAAAGATTTTAAACCAATACCAGGTGCCGAAGGTTGGCAACTCAGCAATCCTCCTATTCTATCAATGGCAGCTATTCGTGCATCTCTAGATGTCTTTGAGCGCGCAGGATTTGATAATTTACGTCAAAAATCAAAACAACTCACCAGCTATTTAGCCTTTTTGGTTGAGCAACTTAACAATCCTAACATTAAGATTATCACACCTAGTCATCCCGATGAACGTGGTTGCCAACTCTCGTTTCAAATAAAAGGCGCCAATAAGTCGGTTTTTAATGCTTTAAGTAAAGCCAATGTAGTTGCCGACTGGCGAGAACCTGATGTCATTAGAATTGCTCCTACGCCATTATACAACTCTTATACAGATGTTTACAACTTTATACAACGCTTAAAACAAGTTTTAGCATGA
- a CDS encoding SDR family oxidoreductase gives MTLDFKNKNALICGSTAGIGKAIAKQLAEAGASITLVARDEAKLKATQAELLKKKHQNHDYIVVNFEHPDEVKTKIEAASSQKNYHILLNNTGGPKGGLIHEAKIEEFTTAFKMHLVCNQILVQALLPGMKTEGFGRILNIISTSVKQPIDGLGVSNTIRGAVANWSKTLANELGPYGITVNNVLPGFTATGRLDGIIANAANKRNSSEEEAANFMKSIVPARRFAKPEEVAYAAVFLASEQAGYINGINLPVDGGRTKSL, from the coding sequence ATGACTCTAGATTTTAAAAATAAAAATGCTCTAATTTGTGGCAGTACAGCTGGCATAGGAAAAGCCATTGCTAAACAATTAGCTGAAGCTGGCGCATCTATTACGCTAGTGGCTCGAGATGAAGCTAAACTTAAAGCAACACAAGCTGAATTGCTTAAAAAAAAGCATCAAAACCATGACTATATCGTGGTTAATTTCGAACATCCTGATGAAGTTAAAACAAAGATTGAAGCGGCTTCATCTCAAAAAAACTATCACATCTTACTCAACAACACTGGCGGTCCTAAAGGTGGTTTAATTCATGAAGCGAAAATTGAAGAATTTACAACAGCCTTTAAAATGCATTTAGTATGTAATCAAATTTTAGTTCAAGCTCTATTACCAGGAATGAAAACAGAAGGCTTTGGGCGAATTTTGAATATTATTTCAACCTCTGTCAAACAACCAATCGATGGCCTTGGCGTCAGCAACACGATTCGTGGTGCTGTTGCTAATTGGAGTAAAACTTTAGCCAACGAATTAGGTCCTTATGGAATAACAGTCAATAATGTGTTGCCAGGTTTTACAGCAACCGGTCGTTTAGATGGTATCATCGCCAATGCGGCTAACAAAAGAAACAGCTCTGAAGAAGAAGCCGCAAACTTTATGAAATCGATTGTTCCTGCTAGACGATTTGCAAAGCCTGAAGAAGTGGCTTATGCCGCTGTATTTTTAGCATCAGAACAAGCAGGCTACATCAATGGTATCAATTTACCTGTAGATGGTGGTCGAACTAAATCACTTTAA
- a CDS encoding GLPGLI family protein: protein MKYYVIFLVLAFVQITCSQNYELIYKADLKPFKGASDSKNNLSAAQQAFINKINKKNALMSDALKIKVIAKPQEGSYQLRFNRLMPVDGLTQGDLKIAMIDISAFAKIDYHNSTAYGYSIILDSLVVASKSQAYFDWEITKDQKIILGKMCYKARPKLKKGLGRSITNGYIPEEVWFAPVLNFRASPAVFADLPGAILEYKTSRATIRAISVKEVTNNLEFEPLDTYKIVNYKQFKKLMKAHYKKIKSKIKR from the coding sequence ATGAAGTATTATGTAATTTTTTTAGTTTTAGCTTTTGTTCAAATAACCTGCAGCCAAAACTATGAGTTAATCTATAAGGCAGATTTAAAACCCTTTAAAGGCGCTAGTGATAGTAAAAATAATCTGAGTGCAGCACAGCAAGCATTTATTAATAAAATTAATAAAAAAAATGCTTTAATGTCAGATGCGCTTAAGATTAAGGTTATAGCTAAGCCTCAAGAAGGTTCTTACCAATTGCGCTTTAATAGGTTAATGCCAGTCGATGGGTTAACACAAGGTGATTTAAAGATTGCTATGATAGATATTTCGGCATTTGCTAAAATAGATTATCACAATTCAACTGCTTATGGATATTCTATTATTTTAGATAGTCTTGTAGTAGCTTCAAAGTCTCAAGCTTATTTTGATTGGGAAATTACTAAAGATCAAAAAATCATTTTGGGCAAAATGTGCTATAAAGCTAGGCCTAAACTTAAAAAAGGTCTTGGCCGGTCTATAACTAATGGATACATTCCTGAAGAAGTTTGGTTTGCTCCAGTTCTTAATTTCAGGGCTTCACCAGCCGTATTTGCTGATTTACCTGGTGCTATACTTGAATATAAAACAAGTAGAGCAACAATTCGTGCTATTTCGGTAAAAGAGGTGACAAACAATTTAGAATTTGAGCCTTTAGATACTTACAAAATAGTTAATTACAAGCAGTTTAAAAAACTTATGAAAGCCCATTACAAAAAAATAAAATCAAAAATAAAACGATAA
- a CDS encoding O-methyltransferase, whose amino-acid sequence MDFINNELQLYVEEHTEDEPQLLAELTRETWQKILQPRMLSGHFQGRLLSLISKLIKPKTILEIGTYTGYSALSLAEGLSENGVLHTIDRNEELFDFQRKYFNRSAYAKQIIQHIGDARHIIPQLETNFDLVFIDADKSNYSLYFDLIIDKLNSGGLILSDNVLWSGKVVEALDPKDKDTKALQEYNKKLKEDPRVETVVLPIRDGLTLSRKV is encoded by the coding sequence ATGGATTTTATTAATAATGAGCTTCAGCTGTACGTTGAGGAACATACGGAAGACGAACCTCAACTCTTAGCTGAATTAACGCGTGAAACCTGGCAAAAAATATTACAACCTCGCATGTTATCAGGACATTTTCAAGGGCGATTGTTAAGCTTGATCTCCAAATTGATTAAACCAAAAACTATCCTTGAAATTGGCACCTATACAGGCTATTCGGCTTTGAGCTTAGCTGAAGGATTAAGTGAAAATGGTGTTTTACATACCATAGATCGGAATGAAGAATTATTTGATTTTCAACGCAAGTACTTCAACCGAAGCGCGTATGCCAAACAGATTATTCAACATATTGGCGATGCTCGACATATCATTCCACAGTTAGAAACCAACTTTGATTTAGTCTTCATTGATGCTGATAAATCAAATTATAGTCTTTATTTTGACTTAATCATAGACAAGTTAAATTCGGGTGGATTAATCTTATCAGACAATGTCTTGTGGAGTGGCAAAGTGGTTGAAGCTTTAGATCCTAAAGATAAAGATACCAAAGCTTTACAAGAATATAACAAAAAACTAAAAGAAGATCCTCGTGTAGAAACGGTTGTACTGCCAATTCGTGATGGCTTAACTTTATCGCGGAAAGTTTAG
- a CDS encoding RidA family protein, whose translation MGRLVDGKAKPRGAYPHVKRVGDFIFVSGTSSRRKDNSFAGVEQVDNMGSVAIDIKAQTKAVLENIADYLATEGASLEDVVDVTSFLVNMNDFAGYNEVYAQFFKPETGPTRTTVAVHQLPHPHLVIEIKVMAYKPI comes from the coding sequence ATGGGACGATTAGTAGACGGAAAAGCAAAACCTAGAGGTGCGTATCCACATGTAAAGCGTGTGGGCGATTTTATTTTTGTATCGGGCACCAGTTCACGCCGAAAGGACAATAGCTTTGCAGGTGTAGAACAAGTAGACAACATGGGCAGCGTGGCTATTGATATTAAAGCACAAACCAAAGCAGTTTTAGAAAATATCGCAGATTACCTTGCTACTGAAGGTGCAAGTCTTGAAGATGTTGTTGATGTCACCAGCTTTTTAGTAAACATGAACGATTTTGCAGGCTATAATGAAGTGTATGCTCAATTTTTTAAACCTGAAACTGGTCCAACTCGAACCACAGTAGCTGTACATCAATTACCGCACCCGCATTTAGTGATTGAAATTAAAGTGATGGCTTATAAACCTATCTAA
- a CDS encoding GLPGLI family protein produces MKIFLSILCLLCLNISLAQNYKITYQFKFDKLEYPEETEAYIKQYFEEGLKKQQQISKTLRLILVSDGKRYYASFNQQMLSDNFRFDDVLLTKVAVSPIYPIYYNEAISLAKNVINPDKLVKVINDKYLTWQITKETKIIEGYKCFKAVPDLKTKKQFNKNVFIPDFVWFSPELNFKASPSVFGDLPGAVLELKHRTAQIKAAKIEQTDETVQVIQLRKNQSLTTYEALIKAIQENYRDKM; encoded by the coding sequence ATGAAAATCTTTCTGTCTATTCTATGTTTATTGTGCTTAAATATAAGTCTTGCACAAAACTATAAAATTACTTATCAATTTAAATTTGATAAACTTGAGTATCCTGAGGAAACAGAAGCATACATAAAACAATATTTTGAAGAGGGACTTAAAAAACAGCAACAAATCAGTAAAACTTTACGGTTAATACTTGTTTCAGACGGTAAACGCTATTACGCAAGTTTTAACCAACAAATGTTAAGCGATAACTTCAGGTTTGATGACGTATTATTAACCAAAGTTGCGGTGAGTCCTATTTATCCTATCTATTATAATGAGGCCATAAGTTTAGCCAAAAACGTAATTAATCCAGACAAACTGGTTAAAGTGATAAATGATAAGTATTTAACATGGCAAATCACTAAAGAAACTAAAATAATTGAAGGCTATAAATGCTTTAAGGCAGTACCGGATTTAAAAACCAAAAAACAATTTAATAAAAACGTCTTTATACCCGATTTTGTTTGGTTTAGCCCTGAATTAAATTTCAAAGCGAGCCCAAGTGTTTTTGGAGATCTACCTGGAGCTGTTCTTGAATTAAAGCATAGAACGGCACAAATTAAAGCAGCAAAAATCGAGCAAACTGATGAAACAGTTCAAGTAATACAATTAAGAAAAAATCAATCGTTAACAACTTACGAGGCGTTAATAAAAGCTATTCAAGAAAATTACAGAGATAAGATGTAG
- a CDS encoding phosphatase PAP2 family protein produces MLIDVSQLDEAVFLWINQFNTPLSDTFWLFVTEPLNWLPLYIMVIILLFYKQKFLNGSYHFLVLGTTVFITHLITSSVKYLVSRPRPSSLHHIAEQANIIFEPQHYSFFSGHASTSFAASIFIYLLLKSRFSRIGFIFIWPVLFSASRLFVGVHYPSDIIVGACFGIFMGSLSYQLYSRLGK; encoded by the coding sequence ATGCTTATTGATGTTTCTCAGCTAGATGAAGCTGTTTTTTTGTGGATCAATCAATTTAATACACCACTTTCCGATACCTTTTGGCTTTTTGTAACAGAGCCTTTAAATTGGCTTCCATTATATATAATGGTAATCATCTTACTATTTTATAAACAAAAATTTCTAAATGGTAGCTATCACTTTTTAGTACTTGGAACAACTGTTTTTATTACACATCTCATAACAAGTAGTGTAAAATACCTTGTATCAAGACCACGACCAAGTAGTCTTCATCATATTGCAGAGCAAGCTAATATTATTTTTGAGCCTCAGCATTACTCCTTTTTTTCTGGTCATGCCTCAACTTCATTTGCAGCAAGTATTTTCATTTACTTGTTACTAAAAAGTCGTTTTTCAAGAATAGGTTTTATATTTATTTGGCCTGTTCTGTTTTCTGCCAGCCGATTATTTGTAGGTGTACACTATCCAAGCGATATAATTGTAGGTGCTTGTTTTGGTATATTCATGGGTAGTCTTAGTTATCAATTATATAGTCGATTAGGTAAATAA
- a CDS encoding twin-arginine translocase TatA/TatE family subunit, with product MMRTVFFISGAEIAFILFILLMVFGADKIPEIARFLGKTMKSFRNATDEIKYEITKQANVDDIKVDLKKDLEETKSQLNQHKGKIEQSANKAKEEFKNLTGPIKRRF from the coding sequence ATGATGAGAACAGTGTTTTTTATTAGTGGAGCAGAAATAGCATTCATATTATTTATTCTACTTATGGTATTTGGTGCAGATAAAATACCTGAAATAGCCCGTTTTTTAGGAAAAACGATGAAGTCATTCCGTAATGCTACCGATGAGATAAAGTATGAAATCACGAAGCAAGCCAATGTCGATGACATTAAAGTAGATTTAAAAAAGGACTTAGAAGAAACCAAATCTCAACTCAATCAACACAAAGGTAAAATTGAACAAAGCGCAAATAAAGCAAAAGAAGAGTTTAAAAATCTTACCGGCCCAATAAAACGACGCTTTTAA